In Psychrobacter sp. JCM 18902, a single window of DNA contains:
- a CDS encoding NAD(P)/FAD-dependent oxidoreductase: protein MLQEQCLWNMTAPIIDTYSQMNSDTEATICIIGGGYTGLSAAIHLAEKGVKVILLESHTIGSGGSGKSVGLVNAGTWARPDDLNIALGEAAGERLTEALGQAPTLVFDLIKRYNIDAQATQAGNIHMAHNAKGEVDVDIRYEQLSRRGANVEVLTGSKCHEYCGTKSINKALLDHRAGTINPLAYVRGLAKVATSLGVTIYEHSAVEALEKVDGYWYARTSKARVKSERVIIATNAYTEGEWTEIKKTFYLVYYYQIASEPLSGEAADRILPYKTGAWDTRLALSSFRRDDDDRLLLGTVGGTQLKPKSFYQSWANAVQKSYYPDLPAFKWQYEWTGSFGFTQDHIFRVMEPDEGLLTATAYNGRGITTGTLMGKCFADYIMTGNRDSIPLPFKTLEEAKVSFGGMKSGFTELGLTLYHAGQCLKIIR, encoded by the coding sequence ATGTTGCAAGAGCAATGTTTGTGGAATATGACCGCACCTATTATTGATACTTACAGCCAGATGAATAGCGACACCGAAGCGACTATCTGTATCATAGGCGGCGGTTATACAGGGTTGTCGGCGGCGATTCATTTAGCAGAAAAAGGCGTCAAAGTTATCCTCTTAGAGAGTCATACGATAGGCAGTGGCGGCTCCGGTAAAAGCGTAGGGCTCGTCAATGCAGGTACTTGGGCGCGCCCTGATGATTTGAATATTGCGCTAGGTGAAGCGGCAGGTGAGCGTCTAACTGAAGCCCTCGGACAAGCGCCAACCTTAGTATTTGACTTAATCAAACGTTATAATATCGACGCCCAAGCTACTCAAGCCGGTAATATCCACATGGCACATAACGCTAAAGGCGAAGTCGATGTCGACATTAGATACGAGCAGTTGAGCCGCCGCGGCGCGAACGTTGAAGTACTAACCGGCAGCAAATGCCATGAATATTGCGGTACCAAAAGTATCAATAAAGCACTACTCGATCATCGGGCTGGTACCATAAACCCACTGGCTTATGTCAGAGGACTCGCAAAAGTAGCAACCAGTCTTGGTGTCACTATTTATGAGCATTCCGCTGTTGAAGCCTTAGAAAAGGTGGATGGCTATTGGTATGCAAGGACTTCTAAAGCGCGCGTGAAATCTGAGCGCGTCATTATTGCGACTAACGCCTATACCGAAGGCGAGTGGACAGAAATTAAAAAGACGTTTTATCTGGTGTATTACTATCAGATTGCATCTGAGCCGCTCAGCGGAGAAGCGGCAGACCGCATTTTGCCATACAAAACAGGAGCATGGGATACACGCTTGGCCTTGTCTAGCTTTCGCCGTGATGACGACGATCGCCTATTATTGGGAACGGTGGGTGGTACACAGCTTAAACCAAAATCCTTTTATCAATCATGGGCCAATGCGGTGCAAAAAAGCTATTATCCAGATTTGCCAGCATTTAAGTGGCAGTACGAGTGGACTGGTAGCTTTGGCTTCACGCAAGATCATATTTTTCGAGTCATGGAGCCCGACGAGGGCTTGCTGACAGCAACGGCCTATAATGGTCGCGGCATTACCACAGGCACACTAATGGGTAAGTGCTTTGCCGATTATATAATGACGGGTAATAGAGACAGTATTCCCTTACCATTTAAGACCTTAGAAGAGGCAAAAGTTTCTTTTGGCGGGATGAAATCTGGCTTTACTGAGTTGGGATTGACCTTATATCATGCAGGACAATGTCTAAAAATAATTAGGTAG
- a CDS encoding TetR/AcrR family transcriptional regulator, with protein sequence MKTTSQIPSTIETRALAPLSDMRPATLEKIEKAVRKVFAGFDSNEVTMAQIAKSANVSLQTLYKYFGDKQTLFYTIMDIVLGRLAARIMDHLQGIDSVQDRLRKTLWVCFDFVDSHPDAVMVLSSVSASRIRNIAIYENKELIGAFLNVLEDGQNRGVLNDTVPLYILFDVFMGFISRLGLMHIIRQTDTPINAEFDALFVILWRAISKPDI encoded by the coding sequence ATGAAAACCACGAGCCAGATACCTAGCACGATTGAAACCCGCGCCTTGGCACCCTTATCCGATATGCGCCCTGCTACTTTAGAAAAAATTGAAAAAGCCGTTCGTAAAGTGTTTGCAGGTTTTGACTCTAATGAGGTGACCATGGCGCAGATTGCAAAGTCTGCCAATGTCTCACTACAGACGCTGTATAAATATTTTGGTGATAAGCAAACACTGTTTTATACCATCATGGATATTGTATTAGGCAGGTTGGCGGCGCGCATCATGGATCATTTGCAAGGCATTGATAGCGTGCAAGATCGGCTGCGCAAGACATTATGGGTCTGTTTTGACTTTGTAGATTCGCATCCTGATGCCGTGATGGTGCTGTCTTCGGTATCGGCATCGCGTATACGTAATATTGCAATTTATGAAAATAAGGAGCTGATTGGCGCATTTTTGAATGTATTAGAAGATGGTCAAAACCGCGGAGTACTAAATGACACCGTGCCCCTTTATATACTTTTTGATGTGTTTATGGGTTTTATCAGTCGTCTTGGCTTGATGCATATCATCCGCCAGACCGATACACCCATTAATGCAGAGTTTGATGCGTTATTCGTGATTTTATGGCGAGCCATATCAAAGCCTGATATATAG
- a CDS encoding acyl-CoA dehydrogenase family protein: MSIEKFTPNWMTEEHQMVHDSALKMFQSWEPKDEQWRKNGMIDRAAWEEAGAMGFLCASIPEEYGGGGGDFGHEAALLYAQAEANQSGFGGMVHSGIVAPYILSHGTEAQKKEWLPKMATGEYVAAIAMTEPGTGSDLQNIKTYAVKDGDDYIINGSKTFITNGQHANLILLACKTDREKGAQGVSLIVVETDKVEGFERGRNLDKIGLTSQDTSELFFSNVRVPQKNLLGTVEGMGFIQMMQELPRERLIIALTGVGAMKLAINLTLEYVKGREAFGKPIWKFQNTRFKMAECYADYLAASTMCDAAVDAMLEGKLTVPQASLIKYWVTQKQCDVIDECVQLFGGYGYMTEYPIARLYADARVQKIYGGTNEIMKELASRFM; the protein is encoded by the coding sequence ATGAGTATTGAAAAATTCACCCCGAACTGGATGACCGAAGAGCACCAGATGGTGCATGATAGCGCGCTTAAAATGTTTCAATCGTGGGAGCCAAAGGACGAGCAGTGGCGCAAAAACGGCATGATTGACCGTGCCGCGTGGGAAGAGGCGGGCGCGATGGGTTTCTTATGTGCATCGATTCCAGAGGAATATGGCGGCGGCGGTGGTGACTTTGGTCATGAAGCGGCGCTTCTTTATGCGCAGGCTGAGGCTAATCAATCCGGATTCGGCGGCATGGTGCATTCAGGTATTGTCGCGCCTTATATCTTGAGTCATGGTACGGAAGCGCAGAAAAAAGAATGGCTACCTAAGATGGCGACCGGTGAGTATGTGGCTGCGATTGCTATGACCGAACCAGGCACAGGCTCAGACCTACAAAACATCAAAACCTATGCCGTAAAAGATGGTGATGATTACATTATTAATGGCTCAAAAACCTTTATTACCAATGGTCAGCATGCCAACCTGATTTTGCTCGCCTGCAAAACCGATCGTGAAAAAGGTGCGCAAGGCGTTTCGCTTATCGTGGTAGAAACGGACAAAGTAGAAGGGTTTGAGCGTGGTCGTAATCTCGATAAGATTGGTCTGACCTCACAAGATACTTCAGAGTTATTTTTCAGCAATGTACGTGTGCCGCAAAAGAATTTGCTTGGCACAGTAGAGGGCATGGGTTTTATTCAAATGATGCAAGAGCTGCCACGTGAGCGTCTAATCATTGCTTTAACGGGCGTTGGTGCGATGAAGCTGGCGATTAATTTGACCCTAGAGTATGTCAAAGGTCGTGAAGCCTTTGGCAAACCGATTTGGAAATTTCAAAATACGCGCTTTAAAATGGCAGAGTGCTACGCTGATTATCTCGCTGCTAGCACAATGTGTGATGCCGCTGTCGATGCCATGTTAGAAGGCAAGTTGACGGTACCACAGGCGTCTTTGATTAAATATTGGGTAACCCAAAAGCAGTGTGACGTGATCGACGAATGCGTCCAGCTATTTGGCGGTTATGGTTATATGACAGAATACCCGATTGCTCGCCTATATGCTGATGCGCGAGTACAAAAAATCTACGGCGGCACCAATGAAATCATGAAAGAGTTGGCGTCACGCTTTATGTAA
- a CDS encoding acetyl-CoA C-acetyltransferase: MTETAYIYDAIRTPRGKGKKDGSLYQASPIWLARTLLKEMQQRHHLDTSLVDDVVLGCVTPVGEQGSDIARIAVIDAGWAQSVAGVTLSRFCASGLESINLAAAKIMSGMEDMVVAGGVESMSRVPMGSDGGAWYMDPRVNEATHFVPQGVGADTIATLKGFSRTDVDAFATESHRRAAHAWEQGYYDKSVVPVTDINGMTLLDKDETIRPNTNIETLAGLNPSFIMPGKMGFDSVILDRYTTIEKVNHVHHAGNSSGIVDGAAICLVGSAAAGKKAGLKPRAKITMAAVIGSEPAIMLTGPTPACQKALKKAGMQASDIDLWEINEAFAAVPLNTVDDFGISLDIVNVNGGAIAMGHPLGATGAMLMTTVLDELERRDLKTAMITLCVGGGMGIATIIERV; this comes from the coding sequence ATGACTGAGACTGCTTACATTTATGACGCCATCCGTACCCCGCGTGGTAAAGGCAAAAAGGATGGCTCTTTGTATCAGGCGTCACCGATTTGGCTTGCTCGTACCTTGTTAAAGGAAATGCAACAGCGCCACCATTTGGATACCAGTTTGGTCGATGATGTGGTGCTTGGTTGCGTGACGCCCGTTGGCGAACAGGGCTCTGATATTGCCCGTATTGCGGTCATTGACGCTGGCTGGGCGCAAAGTGTCGCGGGTGTCACTTTATCTCGGTTTTGTGCCTCAGGTCTGGAGTCTATCAATCTGGCCGCTGCCAAAATTATGTCAGGTATGGAGGACATGGTGGTTGCAGGCGGCGTAGAATCGATGAGCCGCGTGCCGATGGGCTCTGACGGCGGGGCATGGTATATGGATCCACGGGTTAATGAAGCGACGCATTTTGTCCCGCAAGGCGTTGGCGCGGATACCATAGCGACGTTAAAAGGCTTTAGCCGCACCGATGTTGATGCGTTTGCTACCGAGTCACATCGCCGCGCCGCGCATGCTTGGGAGCAGGGCTATTATGATAAATCGGTCGTTCCCGTCACGGATATCAATGGCATGACGTTATTGGATAAAGACGAAACCATTCGTCCTAATACCAATATCGAAACCTTAGCTGGCCTCAATCCTTCTTTTATTATGCCGGGCAAGATGGGCTTTGATAGTGTTATCTTGGACAGATATACCACCATTGAAAAAGTGAATCACGTGCATCATGCGGGCAATTCATCAGGCATCGTCGATGGTGCGGCAATTTGCTTAGTGGGTAGTGCAGCTGCTGGCAAAAAAGCAGGTCTAAAACCACGTGCCAAAATTACGATGGCTGCAGTCATTGGCTCAGAGCCTGCCATTATGCTGACAGGGCCAACGCCTGCCTGCCAAAAAGCGCTCAAAAAAGCGGGCATGCAAGCTTCAGATATAGACCTATGGGAAATCAATGAAGCCTTTGCTGCCGTTCCGCTGAATACTGTCGATGACTTTGGCATCTCGCTTGATATCGTCAATGTCAATGGCGGCGCTATCGCTATGGGTCATCCACTTGGCGCAACGGGCGCGATGCTCATGACGACTGTGCTTGACGAGTTAGAACGTCGCGATCTGAAAACCGCGATGATTACGCTGTGTGTGGGTGGCGGTATGGGCATCGCTACTATCATTGAGCGCGTATAG
- a CDS encoding 3-hydroxyacyl-CoA dehydrogenase NAD-binding domain-containing protein, with the protein MSTNSVDAINALNHFSAESDNGIITVTIDQSSRKMNVIGDGFTDSFAVMTDSFINDASAKGLILTSGKETFVVGADIDQLANIKTAEQAFELVEDLKASLRKLEKSGKPVVAAMSGTALGGGLELALACHYRIVIDSPKTKLGLLEVKLGLLPGGGGTQRLPRLVGIQSALELMTQGKELRPTAAKYMGLIDAVATDKADMLKQATDWINANPSAQQPWDKKGFKIPGGDSKNPSIVPIFSIAPAMANQKSHGNYPAITHIMSCVFEGCLVDIDTGLELESRYFAACVLSAESRNMINTLWTQLNSIKKGQSRPDGFERTQTKKVGILGAGMMGAGIAYVTAKAGIDVVLLDTEMAGAEKGKAYSATILDKAISRKRSTEDKKQALLNRIKPTISYEDLADCDLIIEAVFENREIKAKCTEQSEAVIPNTAVYASNTSTLPITGLAKASTRPNQFIGLHFFSPVDKMPLVEIIMGEQTDDTTLAKAFDYVLQIGKTPIVVNDSRGFYTSRVFGTYVSEGVAMLGEGVHPRSIEVAGMKTGMPMPPLALQDEVSLSLALHVSEQQQLDMAAEGKPIAVRPSYEILKTLVKEHNREGKKNAKGFYEYTDNGDKYLWPELMNLYPAKAEQPSQQDLIDRLMFIQANESAKCYQENVVRSVADTNIGSIFGWGFAPHQGGTLQFINAMGLEAFITRSRELAAQYGERFEPAQIVLDMADKGEVFSDD; encoded by the coding sequence ATGAGCACAAACAGCGTAGACGCCATCAATGCATTGAACCACTTTTCTGCCGAATCTGATAATGGCATTATCACCGTCACGATTGACCAAAGCAGTCGCAAAATGAATGTCATCGGCGACGGTTTCACCGATAGTTTTGCAGTGATGACTGACAGCTTTATTAACGACGCGTCCGCCAAAGGTTTGATTTTAACCTCTGGCAAAGAGACGTTTGTGGTCGGTGCTGATATTGATCAGTTGGCTAATATTAAAACCGCTGAACAAGCGTTTGAGCTGGTCGAAGACCTGAAAGCCAGTTTACGCAAACTAGAGAAATCTGGTAAACCTGTCGTCGCTGCCATGAGTGGAACGGCACTTGGCGGTGGTTTGGAGTTGGCATTGGCCTGTCATTATCGTATTGTGATTGATTCGCCTAAAACCAAATTGGGTCTACTAGAAGTCAAGCTGGGTTTACTACCGGGTGGCGGCGGTACTCAGCGTTTACCGCGATTGGTCGGTATTCAATCAGCGTTAGAATTGATGACCCAAGGGAAAGAACTGCGTCCAACGGCTGCTAAATATATGGGTTTAATTGATGCCGTTGCCACTGATAAAGCCGATATGCTCAAGCAGGCGACAGACTGGATTAACGCCAATCCCAGTGCCCAGCAGCCATGGGATAAAAAAGGTTTTAAAATTCCCGGCGGTGATAGTAAAAATCCTAGTATTGTGCCGATATTTTCTATTGCACCAGCCATGGCCAATCAAAAGTCACACGGCAATTATCCAGCCATTACTCATATCATGTCTTGCGTGTTCGAGGGCTGTTTAGTGGATATCGATACGGGACTCGAACTTGAGTCGCGTTACTTCGCGGCTTGTGTGCTGTCTGCTGAATCTAGAAATATGATTAATACGCTATGGACGCAGCTAAACAGCATCAAAAAAGGTCAATCTCGTCCTGATGGTTTTGAGCGGACACAAACCAAAAAAGTTGGCATTCTAGGTGCTGGCATGATGGGTGCAGGTATCGCTTATGTCACCGCAAAGGCGGGGATCGACGTTGTACTCCTCGACACTGAAATGGCAGGCGCTGAAAAAGGCAAAGCATATTCTGCCACCATTTTGGATAAAGCCATTAGCCGTAAACGCTCCACGGAAGATAAAAAACAGGCGTTACTCAATCGTATCAAGCCAACCATTTCTTATGAGGATTTGGCAGACTGTGACCTTATCATTGAAGCGGTGTTTGAAAATCGTGAGATTAAAGCCAAGTGTACTGAGCAATCTGAGGCGGTGATTCCTAACACGGCTGTCTATGCGTCTAATACGTCGACACTTCCTATCACTGGATTGGCAAAAGCCAGCACCCGACCCAATCAATTTATCGGGCTACACTTCTTTTCGCCAGTCGATAAGATGCCGTTGGTTGAGATTATCATGGGCGAGCAAACGGATGACACCACTTTAGCAAAAGCCTTTGATTATGTGCTACAAATCGGTAAAACACCTATCGTCGTCAATGACAGTCGCGGCTTTTATACGTCACGGGTATTTGGTACTTATGTCTCAGAAGGCGTGGCGATGTTAGGCGAGGGCGTTCATCCGCGCAGCATCGAAGTTGCTGGCATGAAAACCGGTATGCCCATGCCGCCACTGGCATTGCAAGATGAGGTTTCATTAAGTTTGGCGCTACACGTGAGCGAACAGCAGCAGTTGGATATGGCAGCGGAAGGTAAACCCATTGCTGTGCGTCCCTCGTACGAGATACTGAAAACGCTGGTCAAAGAACACAATCGCGAGGGCAAAAAGAACGCCAAAGGCTTTTATGAGTATACCGATAATGGCGACAAATACTTGTGGCCTGAGCTGATGAATTTATACCCAGCAAAAGCAGAGCAGCCATCACAGCAAGATTTAATCGACCGTTTGATGTTTATCCAAGCCAATGAATCTGCTAAATGTTATCAAGAAAATGTCGTGCGCTCTGTCGCTGATACCAATATCGGCTCCATTTTTGGTTGGGGCTTTGCGCCACATCAAGGCGGTACGCTACAGTTTATTAATGCGATGGGGTTAGAGGCGTTCATCACGCGTAGCCGTGAACTTGCGGCTCAATACGGTGAGCGTTTTGAGCCAGCGCAGATTGTGCTAGACATGGCAGATAAAGGTGAGGTGTTTTCTGATGACTGA
- a CDS encoding CaiB/BaiF CoA transferase family protein, translated as MIDLVADCLQGLRVVDLTRNLPGPFATRLLADLGAEIIKIEPKNGDPARAFGELFKALNHGKTTESHDFRDPQGIAAIKAHLKDADVMLDSFRPGVLKGMGLDAKTLHAINPKLVMVSITGYGLASSDSKIEINHDWADKAGHDINFMAMSGVLDQLKTASGEQAMPNVQFADLAGGSDTAVISLLAAVFAAQRTGKGRHVAISMTHSLYQHMIMPKATGTLVKSFSGQQPAPQHDFLGGLLPCYRLYKTADKRHMAVGSLELKFWQGLCEVLDLSALKNSHWQLGVMPNTSESQAAAKVISDKFASQTLEHWQQVFALVDVCVTPVLSLSEAKTHPLFAHQDAYDATSGWQQVQ; from the coding sequence ATGATAGATTTAGTGGCAGATTGCTTACAAGGGCTGCGCGTCGTTGATTTGACTCGTAATTTACCGGGACCTTTTGCCACACGTTTGCTTGCAGATTTGGGCGCAGAAATCATTAAGATTGAACCCAAAAATGGTGATCCTGCCAGAGCCTTTGGTGAATTGTTTAAAGCACTAAATCATGGCAAAACTACTGAAAGTCATGATTTCCGTGATCCTCAAGGTATTGCTGCTATCAAAGCGCACCTCAAAGATGCTGATGTTATGTTGGACAGCTTTCGCCCCGGCGTCCTAAAAGGCATGGGACTAGATGCCAAAACGCTGCATGCGATTAATCCAAAGCTAGTCATGGTATCGATTACTGGTTATGGTTTGGCATCTAGCGATTCGAAAATTGAGATTAATCATGACTGGGCTGATAAAGCCGGTCATGATATTAACTTTATGGCGATGAGCGGTGTTTTAGACCAATTAAAGACGGCGAGTGGTGAGCAGGCAATGCCTAACGTTCAATTTGCGGATTTGGCAGGCGGCAGTGATACCGCTGTGATTTCATTGCTTGCTGCAGTGTTCGCCGCCCAGCGGACGGGCAAAGGTCGTCATGTTGCGATTAGTATGACGCATAGTTTGTATCAACATATGATCATGCCAAAGGCAACGGGAACACTGGTGAAAAGCTTTTCAGGGCAACAACCAGCACCGCAGCATGATTTTTTGGGTGGATTATTACCTTGCTATCGCCTATACAAAACAGCAGACAAACGTCATATGGCCGTTGGTTCGTTAGAGCTGAAATTCTGGCAAGGGCTGTGTGAAGTATTGGATTTGTCTGCGCTCAAAAACAGCCATTGGCAACTTGGGGTTATGCCAAATACCTCTGAAAGCCAAGCGGCGGCTAAGGTGATAAGCGATAAATTTGCCAGTCAAACACTTGAGCATTGGCAGCAAGTTTTTGCGCTCGTTGATGTCTGTGTCACCCCTGTGCTTAGCCTCAGTGAAGCAAAAACACATCCCTTATTTGCCCATCAAGATGCGTATGATGCAACGTCAGGATGGCAGCAGGTTCAGTAG
- a CDS encoding AMP-binding protein encodes MDQFWTQHYPKGINAQITPPHNTLIDMFDDKLTEYASHEFITNMGVTYSYGQVDSMSLAIAAWVQSLGLAKGSVIGIMMPNVNQYLPIVIGVIRAGMVTTLINPLYSPRELRHQLADSDTAVLFILEPFCKTLEKIIKDTPVKTVVISKIGDMLGVVKGALVNIAAKYVKKAIPRYQLKSNSHYTVTRYKAVLKRAKKLSYSRPTIQADDLLMLQYTGGTTGVAKGILITNQNVVTATYQFVEWFKPVYDAMSDSTQINTIVALPLYHIYAFICSIVGLSVGQHLTLVTNPRDIEGFIKILRKRPFHLLPGVNTLFQALLMNPKFKELDFSACKLTLVGGMAATPETAKRWREVTGLPILEGWGMSETLGVGTANPFNGTEYSGNVGLPLPSVDINIRDEDENILAINEVGEMCIKGDNVITHYHNIDNTTFFTADGYLKTGDIASMNEQGAIKIYDRKKDMIIVSGFNVYPNEVENIIEEHPKVAECSVVGIDDKLQGQSVKAYVVKSDNSLNEDDIKALCQANLAAYKCPRHIEFIDELPKSTVGKILRHKLRKLAHEA; translated from the coding sequence ATGGATCAGTTTTGGACGCAGCATTATCCTAAAGGGATAAATGCACAGATAACGCCGCCACATAATACATTGATTGACATGTTTGATGACAAATTAACAGAATATGCCAGCCATGAATTTATCACCAACATGGGTGTTACTTATTCTTATGGGCAAGTGGATAGCATGTCATTGGCTATTGCGGCTTGGGTTCAAAGTCTGGGTCTAGCAAAGGGTTCGGTCATAGGCATCATGATGCCCAATGTCAACCAGTACCTGCCTATAGTCATAGGGGTAATTCGCGCTGGTATGGTCACAACGCTCATCAATCCGCTGTATAGTCCTCGTGAATTGAGACATCAATTGGCTGACTCAGATACTGCTGTATTATTTATATTAGAACCATTTTGCAAAACGTTAGAGAAAATTATCAAAGACACGCCTGTCAAAACCGTGGTCATCAGCAAGATTGGCGATATGTTAGGAGTAGTGAAAGGTGCGCTTGTTAATATCGCTGCCAAATATGTCAAAAAAGCCATTCCCCGTTATCAGTTGAAATCCAATTCTCATTATACCGTGACTCGCTATAAAGCGGTTTTAAAACGCGCCAAAAAATTAAGCTATTCTCGTCCTACCATTCAAGCGGACGACTTATTAATGCTGCAATATACTGGCGGTACGACAGGTGTTGCCAAAGGTATTTTGATTACCAATCAAAATGTTGTGACCGCCACTTATCAGTTTGTCGAATGGTTCAAGCCAGTCTATGACGCCATGTCTGATAGTACTCAAATAAATACCATTGTCGCTTTACCGCTGTATCATATTTATGCGTTTATCTGCTCAATAGTTGGGTTGAGTGTGGGTCAGCATCTCACACTGGTTACCAATCCACGTGATATTGAAGGGTTTATCAAGATATTGCGCAAGCGTCCTTTTCATCTATTGCCTGGTGTCAATACTTTGTTCCAAGCCCTGCTGATGAATCCCAAATTTAAGGAGCTGGATTTTTCCGCATGCAAATTAACCCTAGTTGGTGGTATGGCAGCGACCCCTGAAACCGCTAAGCGCTGGCGTGAAGTCACAGGTCTGCCTATCCTCGAAGGCTGGGGTATGTCTGAGACGCTAGGCGTGGGTACCGCCAATCCATTTAATGGCACTGAATATAGTGGCAATGTAGGGTTACCACTGCCTAGTGTCGATATCAATATCCGTGATGAAGATGAAAATATTCTCGCCATAAATGAAGTTGGTGAGATGTGTATCAAAGGTGACAACGTCATTACTCATTATCATAATATTGACAATACGACGTTTTTTACCGCTGATGGTTACTTAAAGACAGGTGATATTGCGTCTATGAACGAGCAGGGTGCTATTAAGATATATGACCGTAAAAAAGACATGATTATCGTCAGTGGTTTCAACGTTTATCCTAACGAAGTAGAAAACATCATTGAGGAGCACCCTAAGGTTGCCGAATGTTCAGTGGTTGGTATCGATGATAAGTTGCAGGGTCAGTCGGTCAAAGCCTACGTTGTAAAATCTGATAACAGTTTAAATGAGGATGATATTAAAGCGCTGTGCCAAGCAAATCTGGCCGCCTATAAATGCCCGCGTCATATCGAATTCATAGACGAGTTACCCAAATCAACTGTCGGAAAAATACTGCGTCACAAGCTGAGAAAATTGGCTCATGAAGCGTAA
- a CDS encoding ABC transporter ATP-binding protein, whose protein sequence is MLELRGVTKKYENKVIFEDISLKINKGEIVSILGPSGCGKTTLLHIILGLTGINGGRLAYNGEDITRVPMKKRGFNIVFQDYALFPNLNVKQNIEYGLRNNPHISTQAEVDELVDLLDIKAHLNKRISQLSGGQKQRVALARTLVMKPKILLLDEPLSALDGVIKETIKARIREISVRYQLTTLIVTHDPEEAMTLSDRILLLSDGKVAQFATPTEIIRNPANDFVKNFILNQLNIKRRNILSLFADDGATIDPLSKYTQRQHYGQNDSEVTHRYDDIDGMDIIDNTDDLNVIKDSHQQKRKDATIN, encoded by the coding sequence ATGTTAGAGCTTAGAGGTGTGACGAAAAAGTATGAGAATAAAGTCATCTTTGAAGATATTTCCCTCAAAATTAATAAGGGCGAAATCGTCTCAATCTTAGGGCCTTCTGGCTGTGGTAAAACGACTTTATTGCATATTATCTTAGGTTTGACAGGTATCAATGGCGGTCGTCTTGCTTATAACGGCGAAGACATTACACGAGTGCCGATGAAAAAAAGAGGCTTCAATATTGTCTTTCAAGACTATGCACTGTTCCCCAATCTAAATGTCAAACAAAACATCGAATACGGTCTACGCAATAATCCCCATATTAGTACGCAAGCAGAAGTCGATGAACTGGTCGACTTACTCGATATCAAAGCCCACCTAAATAAACGCATCAGCCAATTGTCTGGTGGTCAAAAGCAACGCGTGGCACTCGCACGCACTTTGGTGATGAAGCCTAAAATTCTGTTATTAGATGAGCCTTTATCTGCGCTAGATGGTGTCATCAAAGAAACCATCAAAGCACGTATTCGCGAGATTTCCGTTCGCTATCAGTTGACGACTTTAATAGTCACTCATGATCCAGAAGAAGCCATGACGTTATCTGATCGTATTTTACTGCTCTCAGATGGCAAAGTGGCACAGTTCGCGACACCAACGGAAATCATTCGCAACCCAGCCAATGATTTTGTCAAAAACTTCATTCTCAATCAGCTCAATATTAAGCGTCGCAATATCTTAAGTTTATTCGCGGATGATGGCGCAACTATCGATCCCTTAAGCAAGTATACCCAGCGCCAACATTACGGTCAGAATGACAGTGAGGTGACTCATCGTTATGACGATATCGATGGTATGGACATTATCGACAATACCGACGATCTTAACGTTATCAAAGACAGTCATCAGCAAAAACGAAAAGATGCCACCATCAATTAA